GCTTAGAAGTACACGTCGAATTAAAAACAGAATCAAAAATGTTTTCACCATCACCAGCTCATTTTGGTGCGGAAGCTAATACAAATACAAATGTTATTGACTTAGCATATCCAGGTGTTTTACCAGTAGTTAATAAGACTGCTGTAGACTGGGCTATGCGTGCAGCAATGGCATTAAATATGGACATTGCAAGAGAATCAAAATTCGATAGAAAAAACTATTTCTATCCAGATAATCCAAAAGCTTATCAAATTTCTCAATTTGACCAACCAATCGGTGAAAATGGCTGGATTGATATTGAAGTAGATGGAGAAACAAAACGAATCGGCATTACACGCTTACACATGGAAGAAGATGCTGGTAAATTAACACATAAAGATGGCTATTCATTAGTAGATTTAAACCGTCAAGGTACGCCATTAATTGAAATCGTATCAGAACCTGATATTCGTTCACCTAAAGAAGCATACGCTTATTTAGAAAAATTACGCGCAATCATCCAATATACAGGCGTATCAGACTGTAAAATGGAAGAAGGTTCATTACGTTGTGATGCGAACATCTCATTACGTCCATATGGTCAAGAAGAGTTCGGTACAAAAGCAGAGCTTAAAAACTTAAACTCATTTAATTATGTGCGTAAAGGTTTAGAACATGAAGAAAAACGTCAAGCAGAAGTATTGTTAGCAGGCGGAGAAATCTTACAAGAAACACGCCGTTTTAATGAATCAACAGGAGAAACGATTTTAATGCGTATTAAAGAAGGTTCAGATGATTATCGTTACTTCCCAGAGCCAGACTTAGTGCCATTATATGTTGATGATGAATGGAAAGAACGCGTGCGTAAAACAATTCCTGACTTACCAGATGTTCGTAAAGAACGTTACGTAAATGACTTAGGATTACCTGCATATGATGCACATGTATTAACTTTAACTAAAGAAATGTCAGATTTCTTTGAAGAAGCTATTAAACATGGTGCAGATGTAAAATTAACTTCTAACTGGTTAATGGGCGGAGTTAATGAATATTTAAACAAAAATCAAATCGAACTTAATGATACTGCACTTACACCTGAAAACTTAGCAGGCATGATCAAGCTAATAGAAGACGGTACAATGAGCAGTAAAATCGCTAAAAAAGTATTCCCAGAATTAGCGAAAAATGGTGGAGACGCTCATCAAATTATGAAAGACAATGGTCTAGTTCAAATTTCTGATGAAGCAACACTATTAGGTTTTGTTACTGAAGCATTAGATAACAATCCACAATCAGTAGAAGACTTTAAAAATGGTAAAGGCAAAGCAATGGGCTTCTTAGTTGGTCAAATTATGAAAATTTCAAAAGGACAAGCTAACCCACAAGTTGTTAACCAATTATTAAAATCAGAATTAGAAAAAAGATAATCAATTTAAAGAGAAATAGAAACATCTCATCACTAGAATTAAATTCTAGCGGTGAGATGTTTTTTTGATGTCTAGAATAATAAGTTTATTTTTATAATGAAACGAGTAAAGATATATCGTTAACTTGTAGATGAATGACGAGAAAAATTTTACGTAATATATTCAGAACGAAAAGACACTCATCATTTTTTACTTTCTTATATTTAACATATGCTTTAATATAAAGATATAAGAAAATACAAGAGGGATCACAATGAAGAAAAAAGCGAGAATCATTTATAACCCAACATCAGGAAGAGAATTATTTAAAAGGGCGTTACCTGATGTTTTAATCAAATTAGAACAAGCTGGCTATGAGACAAGTGCACATGCGACAACGAGTGCCGGTGATGCTACGAAAGCAGCTAGAGAAGCTTTAAAGTATGATTATGATGTAATCATTGCAGCTGGTGGAGATGGCACATTAAATGAAGTGATTAATGGCATTGCTGAAGCTAAAAAGCGTCCTAAACTAGGATTGATTCCTATGGGTACTGTTAACGATTTTGGTAGAGCGCTTCTCATACCGAACAGTATTATGGAAGCAGTAGATACGATCATTAAAGGTGATTTAGTTCCTGTAGATGTAGGTAAGATGAACAATCGTTATTTTATAAACATTGCTGGCGGTGGGAAAATTACAGAAGTTTCTTACGAGGCACCAAGTAAGCTTAAAACGATGGTAGGTCCATTAGCTTATTACATTAAAGGTATAGAAATGCTACCTCAAATTAAAGCTACTGATATTCGTATTGAATATGATGGCAATGTATTCCAAGGTGAAGCAATGATGTTCTTGATTGGCTTAACAAATTCAATTGGTGGCTTTGAAAAGTTAGTGCCTGACGCTGACATTAATGACGGCAATTTCACATTGCTTATTTTAGAAAAAGTGAATTTTGCAGAACTTGGTCATATTTTAACACTTGCTTCTAGGGGTGAACATGTCAATCATCCTAAAGTTCATTATACAAAAGCTAAAACGATAAACGTTTCATCTTTTGAACAAATTCAACTAAATGTAGACGGAGAATTTGGTGGCGTATTACCTGCTAATTTCTTAAACTTAAAGCAGCATATTCAAGTTTTCTCTAAACTTGAAAGGGTGAAGAGAGAGCATGGGATTGAGACAGTAGAAAGAGAACGAGAAAGATTACACGAAGAACAAACAGAAGAATAAATACATAGGGACATTATTTTGTCCCTTTTTTCTATGTTTAATGTGAAAGAAGGAGTTATTATGGCGGGTATAGTAAATAAGAATGAAATATATACAGGACAAGTTATTGATTTTACACATGAAGGTCACGGTGTCGTAAAGTTTGATCGTTATCCGATTTTTGTACCAAACGCAATAAAAGATGAAACGATTGAATTTAAAGTCATTAAAGTAAAAAAGCAATTTGCTATCGGTAAATTGATAACGATTAAAGAAGCATCTGAAAATAGAGTAGAAGCACCATGTGAATATTATAATGTGTGTGGAGGATGTCAACTTCAACATTTAGGTTATTCAGCACAATTAGAAATGAAAAAAGAACAAGTTGTAAACTTGTTCAAGCGTAAGTCAAACTTTGAAGATACGATCATTCATAACACTATTGGTATGGAAAATCCGTGGCAATATCGAAATAAATCTCAAATACCAGTGGGTAGAAATAGAGAAGGTGAAATCGAGCTTGGATTCTATAGACAGAGAAGTCATGATATCGTAAATATTGATCATTGTATGATACAAGACGAAAAGCACGATCAAATTATGATTAAACTGAAAGCATTGTTAGAACAAATTAATATAAGTGTTTATAACGAGCAAAAGCATAAAGGGGAATTAAGGCACATCATATTGAGAAGCGGGTATTATACTGGCGAAACAATGATTATATTTGTTACGAATAGTAAACAATTAAGCCATAAAAACAAAATTATAGAATATATTACAGCAGAATTTGATAACGTGGTCAGCATTAAACATAATATAAATTTAGAAAAATCAAACGTTATTATGGGTAACACATCTCATACATTGTATGGAGAAGAAACGATTACAGATAAATTATCAGAATATCAATTTAAAATATCCGATACATCTTTCTATCAAATTAACCCAGTTCAAACAGAAAAATTATATCGTAAAGCATTAGAGTATGCTCAATTAGATGGAGAAGAAACGGTTATAGATGCATATTGTGGTATAGGAACGATAGGCTCTTACATGTCACAACAAGCAAAACACGTATATGGCGTTGAAGTCGTAGAACAAGCTATAGAAAATGCGAAAGAAAACGCAGAAATCAATCATATTGATAATGCAACATGGGAAGCAGGAAAAGCTGAAGAAGTCATATTAAAATGGCAAAAAGAAGGCATAAAGCCAGAAGTTGTTATGGTCGATCCACCTAGAAAAGGCTGTGACCAAACATTTATAGAAACTTTAATAGAACTGTCACCAAAGAGAATTGTCTATATATCATGTAATCCAGCAACACAAGTAAGAGATGTAGAAATATTAAAAAGAAGCGGTTATCAATTAAAAGAAATTACACCAGTAGACATGTTCCCACATACAACACATGTTGAAACAGTCGCTTTAATAGAAAAAACAAATAATTGACGCTTAACTACCCATCTGAATAGCTGGGTAGTTTTCTCTTGTTGAGCTTTATTGTTGTGTGTAATCGCATACATCTGTATAAATAAATTAAGGAGGGTTGTTTATGAAAAGCGTGCTAGTAAGTGCGATATCGCTTAGTTTTTTATTGTCTGCTTGTGGTAGTGATTCGAGTGAGGATTCAAATAATCAAACTGAAGAGCATAAAGAACAGTCTCAGAATGATAATAGTAAACAACAACGTGATTCGGACAAAGAACAGGATCGTAAGCAAACTAAAGGTGTTGAGGTTGTCACAGATCGTTTGGATACACCATGGAGTATTATAAAGACTGGAAATATATTTTATTTAACGGAGCGTCCTGGAAAAATTGTGAAGGTTGAAGATGGTAAGAAGACAGAACAAGATGTAAAGTTGAAAGAAGATGTTTCTACCGCTAGTGAGGCTGGTCTTTTAGGTTTAGCGCTTGCGCCTGATTTTGAGGATTCTCATGAAGCTTACGCTTATTATACCTATGAAAATGACAAGGGTCAGTTTAATCGCATTGTGAAGTTGAAATTAGATGATCATACGTGGACTGAAGAGCAAGTATTGTTAGATGATATTCCGAGTGGTCAATTTCATCATGGTGGTAGATTGAAAATTGGTCCTGACGATAAGTTATATGCTACGGCAGGTGATGCTTCTGATGAGGAAAATGCACAAGATAAAAAATCTTTAGGTGGTAAGATTTTAAGGTTAAATCTTGATGGTAGTAAACCGAGTGATAATGCTTTTTCTAATTCTTATGTTTATAGTTACGGTCATAGAAACCCACAAGGTATGGTTTGGACTACAGATGACAAAATGTACGCAAGTGAACATGGTAATCAAGCGAATGATGAAATAAATGAAATTACTAAAGGGAAAAATTATGGTTGGCCTGTAATTGAAGGTAATGAAGAAAAAGCTAGTATGGAAACACCATTGTTTACTTCTGGATCTGATGATACTTGGGCGCCTTCTGGTCTAGCTTTTCATGATGGTATAATCTACTCGGCTGCACTACGTGGAGAAGGCATTATGAAGTTTGATATTGCTCAAGACAAAATGGATAAAGTTGCTACAGATTATGGAAGAATTAGAGATGTTTATATTGAAAATGAAACTTTATATTTTATAAGTAATAATTCAGATGGAAGAGGAAATCCTTCAAATAAAGATGACAAATTGTATAAAGTATCTTTAAGACAATTGAAATAACGAAAAGCTGAAAATGTGAAATAATTAGTAATAAAAGTATTTATATTTTATAATAAGCATGTAAAGATTATTAAGACTTAGTTTCATGGGGGAATTAAATGCTTAAAATTGATTTAGTTAACAACGTATCTGTATTAAAGAGGCTAGCGTTATTACAATTCGTCTTATTTCTTTCATTAATCTTAATGAGTTTCAAAGTAATAGCGAATGTTATATATATTTATGAAGAAGGGTTCATAAGAAATATCGTAACCGGGATAATAGGATTAATTGTTTTAGTATTTATACATGAATTGATTCACGGTATTTGTTTTAAAATATTTAATCCTTCTGCAAAAGTGCAATATGGTTATATGAAAGGTATGTTTTATGCGACAACGCCTCACTCTATATATAGGAGAAAACAGTTTTATATTATATTATTAGCACCATTTATCATTATCAGCTTAGTTTTACTTGTTACTTTATTATGGTTACAAGTAACTTCTATTATTTATATATTTGCTTTTCATGGAGCAGCATGTATAGGAGATTTCTATATGGCTCAAATTATTTTTAGTAATAAACAAATGAATTACGTCGAAGATACTGATGTTGGAATTAATTTGTACGCAGACAACAAAGACTTTCAATCAATAAGTTAATAGAAATTTTGATATAATATATAGGAATTTGGGTAACCATTTTCCTATTTTTTTGCAGAGGTGTATACAATGGAACGGCGAATCATTCATATTGATATGGATGCATTCTTTGCTCAAGTAGAAGTGAGGGATAATCCAAGTTTAAAAGGCAAACCCGTCATAATAGGTGGACGTGCTTCAGGTAGAGGTGTTGTTTCGACAGCGAGTTATGAAGCGAGAAAATTCGGTGTGCATTCTGCAATGCCAATGGCTCAAGCGCATCAGCTATGTCCAGATGGATATTACGTACGTCCTAGGTTGAATCATTATAGAGAAGTTTCCAATGAAATTATGGCAATATTTAAGAGTTATACAGATATTGTAGAACCTTTATCACTTGATGAAGCTTATTTAGATGTTACAGAACTTGTTAGAAGAGATTTATCAGCTTCGACGATTGCTCAATATATACAAAGAGATATTTATGATAAGACACATCTTACTTCATCAGCAGGTATTTCTTATAATAAATTTCTAGCTAAACTTGCGAGTGGAATGAATAAACCGAGTGGAAGAACTGTCATACATTATGACAATGCACACGATTTATTGATGTCATTACCGATTGGAGATTTTGCAGGTATAGGTAAAGTAACAGAAGAAAAAATGAAAGAATTAGGAATTCATACGGGTAAAGATTTACACCAATATAACCAAATGGAGCTCATTCAGTTATTTGGAAAAAGAGGCGTCAGTTTTTATAACAAAGTGCGAGGGATAGACGAATCTCCCGTTAAACCTACGAGAATTAGAAAATCAATCGGAAGAGAAACGACTTTCGAAACGGATCAAAATGATGATGATTTTATTTTAAATACGATTCGGAAATTAAGTGGGGAAGTTGCAAATAGAGCAGATAAGCATGAACTGGCAGGAAGAACGATTACAGTTAAGTTGAAAACACATGATTTTGAAACTCTGTCTAAACAGACAAGTAGTAACACACCTGTATATGATGAAGTGGAAATATACAATATAGCATATGATTTATATAATGCACTTAAAGATGCTGACACGTCTATTCGGCTAGTCGGTGTATCCATCGGAAATTTAGTATCTAGAACGTACCGCAATTTAACGATATATGATTTCATATAAACACTAAACTTGATATTTAATTTTATCCTTAGTATTCTAATATAGGTTGTGAAAGAGTTTCATTTAAAATATAAAAGGGTATTATAAAATACTTATAATTAAGAAGGTAGAGATTAATATGAAATTTAAATTTTCAATTATAGCAATTACAGTGTTGTTGACGATATTATTTATTAAAAGTTCCATAGATACAGGCACATTTGATGTCATAAAATTAATCGGAATTGTTGCAATTGCAATATTATTATTCTGGGCAGATAAAAAACTAGAAAGACCCGTTAATAAAGCAAGCTTAAAAAGAGATTTAAAAAAAGAGTTTCATCATAAAGAATAACAGTGTATAAAAAAAGCTGGGACAATTTAATTGTCTCAGCTTTTTTATACATATTTTTTATCTGATAATGTTTTGCCATATATACTTAACACTGAATCTAAGTCTTGGTAATGCTTTAAGAGTCGATAAGTTATAATTGCACATGCTTTTGCATCATTTAAAGCATGGTGATGGCCTTTGAAATCAATATTATAATAAGTCATCATATGCGCTAGACCATACCTATGATTGTTTACGGTTTTTCTAGCTAATATGCATGAACAAAAGTATGTTAAATCAGGGATTTCTAAGTTGAGTTTATTGAGTGACTTAAACAATACATTCATATCAAATTTAGCATTATGTGCAACGACGGGTAATTCACCAATGAAGTCCATCATATATGGAAAGACAACATCAAAAGTAGGTGAATTTGTCACGTCAGAAGGTTTAATTTTATGGATTTTAATATTCATATTTGAAAAATAATCTTCTGGATTAACTAAAGTATAAAATGTCTCGGTAATTTGATGATTAACTACTTTTACCATTCCAACAGAACATATACTTTCGGGGCTACCATTAGCTGTTTCAAAATCTAGTGCTACAAATGAAGACATGTCATCACTTCCTTTAGACCGTTATTATAATCATTTCAAAGCATAATGTAAATCATGATGAATTACATTATGCTTTGAAGGTTAAAGATCGTCATATAAAAAACCATCTACTATAGTTCATAAGTTAGTAGATGGTCTGTAGAAAATCGTAATTCTATATTTTATAACAAAAAAATTATTCTGCGCTTTCATCAAAGTGACGAGCACTTAATTCTTTTTCATATATAAATAGTGCATTGTTATCTTCTTGAATTCTTTCTAAATAATCAATATGTGTTTCAAACATTGATTCTTCTTCAACTTGTTCATCTAAGAACCAGTTTAAAAATGAAATTGTAGCAAAGTCATTTTCATTTTTAGCAATTTCGGATAAATTATAGAAGCGACGTGTTACATCTCGCTCTTGAGCTAATCCATCTTTAAATGTTTCTAATAAAGAATTGAATTCAGTTTTAGGTGCATCTAATGATGTGAAAATAGCTTTTTCACCACGATCATTAATATAGTTATATATTTTCATGCCATGGAAACGTTCTTCTTTAGCTTGTTGAATATAGAAGTTTGCAAATCCATCGTAACTCTTGTCTGCACAATATGCTGCCATTGCCATATATGCATGTGCTGCGTAAAATTCATGATTTAATTGATTGTTTAAAGCATCTAGTATATTTTTAGATAACATAAAAATCTTCCCTTCTATAATAAAATTCTATTTACATATTTATTATACAATAACAACAAATGGAAACCAACGATTTGACATAGTGAAACTCTTTTTTTAAAGCTTTTGAACGTGGTATAATAATGTGACAGAACAAGGAGGTAACGTATGAAGAAGTATGTTGCGAAAAATATAGCAAAACTTGCTCGATATGCAAGTAGAAAAGTTGGTAAACAAGGTACGGATCTTCCGGGACAATTAGCACGTAAAATAGACCCACTTATTTTAAGGAAATTAGCTAATGAAGTAGATGAAATTGTGATGATAAGTGGTACGAATGGTAAAACGACGACATCTAATTTAATTGGTTATACATTGAAGAAGAACAATATCGAAATTATACATAATACTGAAGGGGCCAATATGGCTGCGGGAATCACTTCAAGTTTTATTGTTCAATCTAATAAAAATACAAAAATTGCAATTATAGAGATTGATGAGGGTTCAATTCCAAGAGTATTGAAGGAAATGACACCTACAATGATGGTTGTAACAAACTTCTTTAGAGATCAAATGGACAGATTTGGTGAGATTGATACAATGGTTGATAACATTGCCAATTCCATTAAAGATAAAGGCATTAAATTGCTACTCAATGCTGACGATCCATTTGTAAGTAGATTGAAAATAGCGAGTGACGATATTGTTTATTATGGTATGAAAAAAGGCATTCACGATTTCGAGCAAAGCACGATGGTTGAAAGTAAATATTGTCCTAATTGCGGACGTTTACTAAATTATAGTCATGTTCATTACAATCAAATCGGCCATTACACTTGTGAATGTGGATTTAATAGAGCGACACCTCAATATGAAGTGACTGCTTTTAAACAAGCACCGTTTATACAAGTTGGCTTAAATGATGCAAGCTTTGATATGAAAATTGCTGGAGATTTCAATGTGTTTAATGTTATTGCAGCGTATACAGTGTTACGAGAATTAGGACTTAATGATCAATCAATTAAAGCTGGATTTGAGAGTTATACATCAGATAACGGACGTATGCAATATTATAAAAATAGTAAAAAAGAAGCGTTAATCAACTTGGCTAAAAATCCAGCAGGTCTCAATGCAAGTTTATCAGTTGGTGAACAAGTTGATGGAGAAAAAGTTTATTTAATCGGCTTAAATGATAATGGTGCGGATGGTAGAGATATTTCTTGGATTTATGATGCTGACTTTGAAAAGCTATCAAGACAAAACATTAAAGCAATCATATGCACAGGCCAAAGAGCTGAAGAATTAGCTTTAAGATTGAAATATGCAGAAGTTGAAGCAAAAGTTATCATCGAACAATCAATAGAACAGGCAACTGAATTATCGATGACGTATCCTCAATTTACGGTTGCGATACCAAATTATACATCGTTATCACCAATGCATCGCACATTGAATAAAGCCTTTAAGGAGGAAGCATAATGTCATCTATAAAGATATATCATTTTATGCCAGACAAATTAAATTTATACGGAGATATTGGAAATATTATCGCCCTGAAACAACGTGCGAAATGGCGCAATATTAACGTCGAAGTAGTGGATATAACAGAAACAGATGACTTAAGTTTAGACGAATGTGATATCTTCTTTATTGGCGGCGGTAGTGATAGGGAACAAAGCCTTGCTACAGAACAATTAAAGAAAATTAAAACACAACTTAAAAATGCAATAGAAGATGGTATGCCAACATTAACAATTTGTGGAGGTTATCAATTTCTAGGTTCGGAGTATGTAACGCCGGATGGTACAAGGTTAGAAGGTTTAAATATACTTAATATATTCACTGAATCAAAAAAAGAGCGTTTAATAGGAGATATCGTAATTGAATCTGAAACATTTGGTCAAATAGTAGGCTTTGAAAACCATGGTGGAAGAACATATCACGAATACCCAACACTTGGAAAAGTTGTTGATGGATATGGAAACAATGATACAGACAAACGAGAAGGTATACATTATAAAAACTTATTAGGTACATATTTACATGGACCAATATTGCCAAAAAATCATGAAATTACAGATTACTTATTGAAACAAGCTTGTATACGTAAAGGCATAGCATTCGAACCAGAAAAATTAGATAATACAGTTGAAGAAGCGGCAAAACAAGCTATAATAAAAAGATTGTTAAAAGCGAAATAAAGTTAAAGTATTTAAAGCAAGCATGCACAAGCAAAATCATAGATTCTATAACAAATAACAACTCATTTCTAGCTGAATAAATCTGTGAAATGAGTTGTTATTTATTTTGATTTGGGATTGAGATCTGAATGTTGCTTGTTTGGTAAGTCTTGCAACATACAGGGCTTCTATGTTGCTTGTTTGGTAAGTCTTGCAACATACAGAGCTTCTAAGTTGCTTGTTTGATAAGTCTTGCAACATTCAGACCTTCTATGTCGCTTGTTTGATAAGTCTTGCAACATACAGAGCTTCTATGTAGCTTGTTTGGTAAGTCTTGCAACATTCAGACCTTCTATGTCGCTTGTTTGATAAGTCTTGCAACATACAGAGCTTCTATGTAGCTTGTTTGGTAAGTCTTGCAACATACAGCATGTACTTAAAAGAACAAACGAAAAAATATAAGAAAAATGAATATTCCTCACGATTTTGCAAAGTGCTGACGCCCGGGGGAATGGTATGCGAGAGAGACCACAGGCTCGAACCATACCCCCAGGAAAGCATGCACAAGCAAAATCGTAAGATTTTAAAATAAAAAAGACTGCCAACAAGATCACTTTAAGTGACTTTATCGACAGTCTGAGATTTCTTCACTAGACTATAACCTATGGGTTAGTTTGAAATTTTAGAATATCTATCATTCAATATTTTATTGATCATCAAAATTTCATAAATAATGTGACTTTTAATTTGGTTTTCATCAAATTCATCGAGGCCTTTCACACTATTTTTAAGCGTAGTCGCTGCTTTTTTCTGTTTCATAAATTCTTTTGTTGCTAAAAGATGCTCATATGATTTTAAGAAATGAGAGATTGCGATTCGCTCTTTTTCTGTGAAAATAACTTTAGTGTTTTCAGGCAAATAAATTAGATTGAGCAGATGTGCATTAAGCAATCGATTTGTATGATATTTCATTTCAACTTTTCTAATATGTGTTTTAGATTCTTTCTTTGTACGGTGGTAATCATATTCTTCTTTTTGATATTTAATGAGTTGTTCAATTTTAGTAGCATCTTGTTGAAGTGATGTCATCTTTTTCATTGATGGATGAGATTCATATTCACCAAGCAAAAGTTCTTTAAGTCTATTTATGTATATCTTTAAAATTCTGTTATCCATTTCATTATTTATATGTTCAATTTGATTAATATATTTAGGTGGTAAAATAATAAAATTAACAATTCCTGCTGTAGCTAAGCCGATAGTGGTTGTTGCTAGACGAGAAACAAAGTTATAAACAAAGGCTTCATGAATAACAGGTACCATAGCAACAGCTGTAATGGCTGCTACAAGCATGCCATCTATTAATTTCAGTTGATAACATAATAAAATGGTTACAGTTGCAGCTAATGAATAACTTAATGGTGATTCACCAAAGAAATATGTGCTAATAACAGCAATAAATGCACCAAGTATAGATGCGGGGAAACGTACAAAAGCTTTCTTTAAAGAAGCTTTAGCTGTAGGTTCAATTGTTACGATAGATGTTATAACTGCAAATATAGGATTTAAGCTTAATAACATGCAAATTAAAGCGGTTAAAAATGTCGCTAATCCTGTTTTAATAATTCTTGCACCGATAATTCTAGTTAACCAATTTTCTTTCATACACAAAACTCCGAAATCATTTTTTTATAGTATAACATGCATTTTCTGATATAATTAAAAACGACAAAAAAATTTTAAAAGAAAGAACGGGATTTAAATGATAATTCAAAACAATAAAGAACTTGAAGGCCTAAAAGAAATAGGTAAAATATGTGCGATAATTCGAGATGAGTTGAAAAATGCGACTAAACCCGGTATAACGACGAAAGAATTAGATGATATTGCAAAGGAAAGATTTGAAGAGTTAGAAGCTGAATCAGCTCCTATTGCAGAATATGATTTTCCAGGGTATACATGCATAAGTGTCAACGAAGAGGTTGCACACGGTATTCCTGGTAAACGCGTTATAAAAGAAGGAGATCTTGTTAACATTGATGTTTCAGCACGTAAAAATGGTTACTATG
This portion of the Mammaliicoccus vitulinus genome encodes:
- a CDS encoding type 1 glutamine amidotransferase, with protein sequence MSSIKIYHFMPDKLNLYGDIGNIIALKQRAKWRNINVEVVDITETDDLSLDECDIFFIGGGSDREQSLATEQLKKIKTQLKNAIEDGMPTLTICGGYQFLGSEYVTPDGTRLEGLNILNIFTESKKERLIGDIVIESETFGQIVGFENHGGRTYHEYPTLGKVVDGYGNNDTDKREGIHYKNLLGTYLHGPILPKNHEITDYLLKQACIRKGIAFEPEKLDNTVEEAAKQAIIKRLLKAK
- a CDS encoding FUSC family protein; this translates as MKENWLTRIIGARIIKTGLATFLTALICMLLSLNPIFAVITSIVTIEPTAKASLKKAFVRFPASILGAFIAVISTYFFGESPLSYSLAATVTILLCYQLKLIDGMLVAAITAVAMVPVIHEAFVYNFVSRLATTTIGLATAGIVNFIILPPKYINQIEHINNEMDNRILKIYINRLKELLLGEYESHPSMKKMTSLQQDATKIEQLIKYQKEEYDYHRTKKESKTHIRKVEMKYHTNRLLNAHLLNLIYLPENTKVIFTEKERIAISHFLKSYEHLLATKEFMKQKKAATTLKNSVKGLDEFDENQIKSHIIYEILMINKILNDRYSKISN
- a CDS encoding Mur ligase family protein gives rise to the protein MKKYVAKNIAKLARYASRKVGKQGTDLPGQLARKIDPLILRKLANEVDEIVMISGTNGKTTTSNLIGYTLKKNNIEIIHNTEGANMAAGITSSFIVQSNKNTKIAIIEIDEGSIPRVLKEMTPTMMVVTNFFRDQMDRFGEIDTMVDNIANSIKDKGIKLLLNADDPFVSRLKIASDDIVYYGMKKGIHDFEQSTMVESKYCPNCGRLLNYSHVHYNQIGHYTCECGFNRATPQYEVTAFKQAPFIQVGLNDASFDMKIAGDFNVFNVIAAYTVLRELGLNDQSIKAGFESYTSDNGRMQYYKNSKKEALINLAKNPAGLNASLSVGEQVDGEKVYLIGLNDNGADGRDISWIYDADFEKLSRQNIKAIICTGQRAEELALRLKYAEVEAKVIIEQSIEQATELSMTYPQFTVAIPNYTSLSPMHRTLNKAFKEEA